Proteins from one Capricornis sumatraensis isolate serow.1 chromosome 2, serow.2, whole genome shotgun sequence genomic window:
- the OR10G3 gene encoding olfactory receptor 10G3, whose product MERINSTLLTEFILTGIPYPPQLRTFLFGFFLLIYILTQLGNLLILITVCVDRQLHARPMYIFLGVLSIIDMGISSIIVPRLMMNFTLGLKPIPFGGCIAQLYFYHFLGSTQCFLYTLMAYDRYLAICRPLRYPMLMNAKLSTLLVAGAWVAGSMHGALQAILTFRLPYCGPNQVDYFFCDIPAVLRLACADTSVNELVTFVDIGVVVASCFSLILLSYIQIIQAILRIRTADGRRRAFSTCGAHVTMVTVYYVPCAFIYLRPETGSPLDGAAALFPTAITPFLNPLIYTLRNQEVKLALKRMIGGPGTNSEV is encoded by the coding sequence ATGGAAAGAATCAATAGCACATTGTTGACTGAGTTCATTCTGACAGGAATTCCCTACCCACCTCAGCTAAGGACGTTTCTCTTTGGGTTCTTCCTGCTGATCTACATCCTGACTCAGCTGGGAAACCTGCTCATTCTAATCACTGTCTGTGTAGACCGGCAGCTCCATGCTCGTCCCATGTACATCTTTCTTGGTGTTCTCTCCATCATTGACATGGGCATCTCCTCTATCATTGTCCCTCGCCTCATGATGAACTTCACTTTAGGCCTCAAACCTATCCCATTTGGTGGCTGCATCGCGCAACTCTATTTCTATCACTTTCTGGGCTCCACCCAGTGCTTCCTCTACACCTTGATGGCCTACGATCGGTATCTGGCAATATGCCGGCCCCTGCGCTACCCCATGCTCATGAATGCTAAGCTGAGTACCTTGCTTGTGGCTGGAGCTTGGGTGGCAGGATCCAtgcatggggctctccaggccatCCTAACCTTCCGTCTGCCCTACTGTGGGCCCAACCAGGTAGATTACTTCTTCTGTGACATCCCTGCAGTTCTGAGACTGGCCTGTGCTGATACATCAGTCAATGAGCTTGTGACCTTTGTGGACATTGGGGTGGTAGTTGCCAGTTGCTTCTCGCTGATCCTCCTCTCCTACATACAGATCATTCAGGCCATCCTGAGAATCCGTACAGCTGATGGGCGGCGCCGCGCCTTTTCAACCTGTGGAGCCCATGTAACCATGGTAACTGTGTACTATGTACCCTGTGCCTTCATCTACCTGAGGCCTGAAACCGGCAGCCCCCTGGATGGGGCAGCTGCCCTCTTCCCCACAGCCATCACTCCTTTCCTCAACCCCCTCATCTACACTCTGCGGAACCAAGAGGTGAAGCTGGCCCTGAAGAGAATGATAGGCGGCCCAGGGACTAATAGTGAGGTTTGA
- the LOC138073518 gene encoding olfactory receptor 10G2-like has protein sequence MGKTSNTSLDTVVTDFILLGLSHPPRLRILLFLVFFIIYILTQLGNLLILLTVWADPKLHTRPMYILLGVLSFLDMWLSSVIVPRLILDFTPASKRIPFGGCVAQLYFFHFLGSTQCFLYTLMAYDRYLAICQPLRYPMLMNGRLCTILVAGAWVAGSIHGSIQATLTFRLPYCGPNQVDYFFCDIPAVLRLACADTTVNERVTFVDIGVVAAGCFMLILLSYANIVHAILQIHTADGRRRAFSTCGSHLTVVTVYYVPCIFIYLRAGSKSPLDGAVAVFYTVVTPLLNPLIYTLRNQEVKSALKRLASGRGAGSENK, from the coding sequence ATGGGAAAGACCAGCAACACATCCCTGGACACTGTGGTAACAGATTTCATTCTCCTGGGCTTATCTCACCCCCCAAGGCTGAGGATTCTTCTCTTCTTGGTCTTCTTCATCATTTACATCCTGACTCAGCTGGGCAACCTCCTCATTTTGCTCACTGTGTGGGCTGACCCAAAGCTTCACACTCGCCCCATGTACATCCTCCTGGGCGTGCTCTCATTCCTGGACATGTGGCTCTCCTCCGTCATCGTTCCTCGGCTAATATTGGATTTTACTCCCGCCAGCAAGAGAATCCCGTTTGGGGGCTGTGTGGCTCAactgtatttctttcattttctgggcAGCACTCAGTGCTTCCTCTACACCTTGATGGCCTATGACAGGTACCTGGCAATATGCCAGCCCCTGCGCTACCCCATGCTCATGAATGGGAGGTTATGCACCATCCTTGTGGCTGGAGCTTGGGTGGCTGGCTCCATTCATGGGTCCATCCAGGCCACCCTGACATTCCGCCTGCCCTACTGTGGGCCCAACCAGGTGGATTATTTTTTCTGTGACATCCCTGCAGTATTGAGACTGGCCTGTGCAGACACAACTGTCAATGAGCGTGTGACTTTTGTGGACATCGGGGTAGTGGCTGCCGGTTGCTTCATGTTAATCCTGCTCTCCTATGCCAACATAGTCCACGCCATCCTGCAGATACACACTGCTGATGGGCGGCGCCGAGCCTTCTCCACCTGCGGCTCCCACCTAACCGTGGTCACAGTCTACTATGTCCCCTGTATTTTCATCTACCTTCGGGCTGGCTCCAAGAGTCCCCTGGATGGGGCGGTGGCTGTGTTTTACACCGTTGTCACTCCATTACTGAACCCCCTCATCTACACACTGAGGAACCAGGAAGTGAAGTCTGCTCTGAAGAGACTAGCCTCAGGTAGAGGGGCTGGGAGTGAAAATAAGTAA
- the LOC138073517 gene encoding olfactory receptor 10G2, which translates to MGKTSNTSLDTVVTDFILLGLSHPPRLRILLFLVFFIIYILTQLGNLLILLTVWADPKLHTRPMYILLGVLSFLDMWLSSVIVPRLILDFTPASKRIPFGGCVAQLYFFHFLGSTQCFLYTLMAYDRYLAICQPLRYPMLMNGRLCTILVAGAWVAGSIHGSIQATLTFRLPYCGPNQVDYFICDIPAVLRLACADTTVNERVTFVDIGVVAAGCFMLILLSYANIVHAILQIHTADGRRRAFSTCGSHLTVVTVYYVPCIFIYLRAGSKSPLDGAVAVFYTVVTPLLNPLIYTLRNQEVKSALKRLASGRGAGSENK; encoded by the coding sequence ATGGGAAAGACCAGCAACACATCCCTGGACACTGTGGTAACAGATTTCATTCTCCTGGGCTTATCTCACCCCCCAAGGCTGAGGATTCTTCTCTTCTTGGTCTTCTTCATCATTTACATCCTGACTCAGCTGGGCAACCTCCTCATTTTGCTCACTGTGTGGGCTGACCCAAAGCTTCACACTCGCCCCATGTACATCCTCCTGGGCGTGCTCTCATTCCTGGACATGTGGCTCTCCTCCGTCATCGTTCCTCGGCTAATATTGGATTTTACTCCCGCCAGCAAGAGAATCCCGTTTGGGGGCTGTGTGGCTCAactgtatttctttcattttctgggcAGCACTCAGTGCTTCCTCTACACCTTGATGGCCTATGACAGGTACCTGGCAATATGCCAGCCCCTGCGCTACCCCATGCTCATGAATGGGAGGTTATGCACCATCCTTGTGGCTGGAGCTTGGGTGGCTGGCTCCATTCATGGGTCCATCCAGGCCACCCTGACATTCCGCCTGCCCTACTGTGGGCCCAACCAGGTGGATTACTTTATCTGTGACATCCCAGCAGTATTGAGACTGGCCTGTGCAGACACAACTGTCAATGAGCGTGTGACTTTTGTGGACATCGGGGTAGTGGCTGCCGGTTGCTTCATGTTAATCCTGCTCTCCTATGCCAACATAGTCCACGCCATCCTGCAGATACACACTGCTGATGGGCGGCGCCGAGCCTTCTCCACCTGCGGCTCCCACCTAACCGTGGTCACAGTCTACTATGTCCCCTGTATTTTCATCTACCTTCGGGCTGGCTCCAAGAGTCCCCTGGATGGGGCGGTGGCTGTGTTTTACACCGTTGTCACTCCATTACTGAACCCCCTCATCTACACACTGAGGAACCAGGAAGTGAAGTCTGCTCTGAAGAGACTAGCCTCAGGTAGAGGGGCTGGGAGTGAAAATAAGTAA